The sequence CAGGGTCGCCCGTCAATGGCGCATGCAGCGCGCCAGCCGGCAATTCAAGCACAACCGCTAAAGAACCTGCCCTGCCACCCGGGCGCAAAATCCCGGGTGGCTTTTTCATTTTTTGGGTACAATCAACAAATCGATGAACCAAGACTCTGAAAAAATCAATTTGCGCGAAAGGCTGGTATCAGATACCTATCTACTGCTGGCCGCCATCATCTGGGGTGCTGGTTTTGTCGCCCAGCGTATGGCTTCATTTCACCTGGGCTTTAACGCGTTTAATGGTATTCGATTCTTGCTCGGCGGGTTGGTGCTGCTGTTATTTGTTTGGCGGCGTTTTCGCGCCTTCAAAGGTGGTTGGGGTTGGGTATTGCTTGCTGGAGGGGTGCTGTTTTCTGCCAGCTCGCTGCAACAGATTGGCATTGGCACCACTTCTGCCAGCACTGCCGGCTTCATCACCGGGACCTATGTGGTGCTCGTTCCTGTCCTGCTGGCGTTGTTCTGGCGTCAACGCACGCCAGTGGTCACCTGGGTTGCTGCGCTGGTAGCGCTCGCTGGTACCTACCTGTTAAGCACTGGCGGGACTGTGCTGATCCCCTCCACGGGCAGCCTCATCCTGCTGGCTGGCTCGGTGGTATGGGCGCTGCACGTGATCGTGGTGGGGCTGGCAGTGAAAAAAATCGACGTGCTTGTCTTTTCTGTGGGTCAGTTTTTGGTTTGCGGTTTGATCCACCTGGTAATGAGCATGTTCATTGAACCGGTGAGCATGCCCGCACTGCGCGCCAGCTGGCTGCCATTGCTATACTCATCTTTGTTCTCGGTCGTGCTGGGTTTCACCTTGCAGGCCATCGGGCAAAAGAAAGCCCCTTCAGCGGATGCCGCGCTCTTATTGAGCCTGGAAGCGGTGTTCGCCGCCATCACGGGTGTGCTTTTCTTGAACGAACAACTAAACCTGGTTCAGGTGATTGGATGCGTGGTCATCCTAGGCGCGATCCTTTTTGCACAACTGATCGTGCTCAAACAAAATCGAAAGCCTTTGTGATGGGCTTGAACGATTTTCTGAATAAGTTCAGATACATATGAGACAAAAAGGCTAGACAAAAAAGAGCATCGAGGTCATCCTTAAGGGTGACAAACCAAACAAAAGGAGAGAAGCCTCGATGCGCATACATTGTATCCCAAAAGAATTTTATTATCTAGCCAAATTCAAGCCAGTGATGTTATCAGCTGCGGCTGACCAACGAATGCAGAAGCTGAATCTATGGAATACCTTGAAAGAAAAGGGGGTTGGAGAAAAAGAGATCAGTTTACTGTTGCGGGTATCCCGAGCCACACGCTATAGATGGCGCAAGCGGTTTGAAGAAAAGGGACCCAAAGGATTGGAAGAGAAAAGTCGCAGGCCACACCGGGTACGACAACCCATGTGGTGGGGGACGGAACTATCCGAAGCGGTGTTGGAATTGCGAGAAGAATATCCGGGTTGGGGCAAGGACAAGATCGTAGTTTTATTGAAGCGACAAGGCTGGAAAACGTCGAGTTCTACAGTAGGAAGGATTCTAGTGGATCTAAAGCGGCGCGGGTTGCTGCATGAGCCACCCAGGGGGTTGGTGAAGATCAAGAAACGAAAACAAAGAAGGCCTTACGCCATCCGAAAACCAAAGAATTACGTGATCAATAAACCTGGAGACCTGATACAGGTGGATACCCTGGATGTGAGACCACTTGACGGCAGAATGATAAAACACTTCACAGCCAGAGATGTGATCAGCCGTTGGGATGTGTTGGAAGCTCATCAGCGCGCCACAGGTAACACTGCTGCTGAGTTC comes from Candidatus Cloacimonadota bacterium and encodes:
- a CDS encoding DMT family transporter; amino-acid sequence: MGTINKSMNQDSEKINLRERLVSDTYLLLAAIIWGAGFVAQRMASFHLGFNAFNGIRFLLGGLVLLLFVWRRFRAFKGGWGWVLLAGGVLFSASSLQQIGIGTTSASTAGFITGTYVVLVPVLLALFWRQRTPVVTWVAALVALAGTYLLSTGGTVLIPSTGSLILLAGSVVWALHVIVVGLAVKKIDVLVFSVGQFLVCGLIHLVMSMFIEPVSMPALRASWLPLLYSSLFSVVLGFTLQAIGQKKAPSADAALLLSLEAVFAAITGVLFLNEQLNLVQVIGCVVILGAILFAQLIVLKQNRKPL
- a CDS encoding transposase encodes the protein MRIHCIPKEFYYLAKFKPVMLSAAADQRMQKLNLWNTLKEKGVGEKEISLLLRVSRATRYRWRKRFEEKGPKGLEEKSRRPHRVRQPMWWGTELSEAVLELREEYPGWGKDKIVVLLKRQGWKTSSSTVGRILVDLKRRGLLHEPPRGLVKIKKRKQRRPYAIRKPKNYVINKPGDLIQVDTLDVRPLDGRMIKHFTARDVISRWDVLEAHQRATGNTAAEFLGTILARMPFPVRAIQVDGGSEYRAGFEEACQRLGLKLFVLPPHSPKLNGRVERAHRTHLEEFYAVIPKSAQIDSLNIELYKWERVYNQIRPHQALDYLTPAEYINKYHPEVTSEKSHMY